Within Pseudomonas paeninsulae, the genomic segment GTTAAGCCCGCGCCCGCAAAAGCTCATACAGTCATCGCCAGCGCAACCGCGCCTGAACGCCAACCCACATAACGCCATAGTTACCGGGCATACTGCCCGGAATTAGCCGTTTTTCAGCGACTGTTCATTCCCTATTGTTTACAAAAGCCAATGATTGCTACCAGCCTCGCCATTATCGCTGCGCTACTGATCGTTTCATTGGCACTTGTGCTGCTGCGCCTGCGCCGAACAGAAAAACTTTTGGCGCAACATCGCGCCTTGCTGCACGCCCTCCCCGAGGGGCTGTTACTGGTGAACCGCGACGGTCGCATCAGCATGCATAACGCTGCGGCAGCACGGCTGCTGGGCCATCCCGCCGCAACGCTGCAGGGCATGCCGCTACCGCGTTGGTTGCCACAACCCGCTAAGCACGACGCAACGCCTACTCGCCAGCACATCCTGCTGCCGGCGGATGGCAAGCCGCAGATGGTGGATGTAAATCGAATCCCTGCGGCCACTCACGGCCATGCCTTCGTCCTGACCCAGGCGACGCATCAGCACGACAATCCCGGCGAAGATGTCGAGCGTTTCAAGCGCAGTCAGTACTTCGCCTGCATTGGTACCTGGGACTGGTCGATCGATACCGACAAGCTGTATTGGTCGGAAGCCATCTACGCCATGTTCGGCTTCAAGGCCGGCGAAGTAACCCCGAGCTATGAGTTGTTCTGTGCCTGCGTCCATCCGGATGACCGCGAGCAAGTGCGGGCCGGCGAGCTGCGCTGCATTGCAACCGGCCATAACCATGACGAAGAGTATCGGGTGATCTGGCCTGACGGCAGCGTCCACTGGCTGCGCGAGACCGGCAACGTGGTCAAGGACGCCAATGGCCAACCGATCAAGATGATGGGCGTGGTACGCGACATCAGCGAAGAAAAGGCGTCGGTCAGCCGGCTGAAAAAAATCGCCCGCCACGACCCGCTGACCGGGCTACCCAACCGCTTGCTGCTGGAAGAGTTTTTAACCCATGCACTGGCGCGCGCGCGCAGCAACGCAACCCGGGTGGCCTTGGTATTTATCGACCTCAATGGTTTCAAGCAAATCAACGATGAGCACGGGCATGCCGTTGGCGATCAATTACTGGTTAGCACAGCACGGCGCTTGCAGCAGACGTTGCGCGAATCCGACATGGTGGCAAGGCTGGGCGGCGATGAATTTGTAGTGATTATCGAGAGCCTGAAACTGAGCAAGAGCCTGCACAACGATGCGCAAATAATCAGCGAGAATATTCTGCAGCGACTGTCCCAGCCGATCAGCCTCGGCAATGCCAGCCATCAGGTCGGCGCCAGTCTTGGCATTGCCATGTTTCCAGAACACGGGCCGAACATCGACAGCCTCATCCACATTGCCGACCAGGCGATGTATGCGGCCAAGCGCAACGGCAATAATCAATATTGCCTGGGCAGGGTGAATACTGGCGAATCCAGCCCTGTCTGGCCAACCCGGTAGTCGACCAAGCTGGCCCTGGTTATACCTTCCGATCTGCGCCCAGCAGATCGTTGAGGCCAACGTGGAGAAACTGGGCCGCTGGCTCTATAACTGAGCAGCTTTATATAGGATTGGCTTACTCGACCGGGTCATATGCCACGCGGGCCAGCAGCAGGCAAACGCCGCCGAGGGCCAGCACGGCCAGGGTGTTCAATGATCCACAGGTGCGGGACGGGAGACGGGATGTGGACACCACCCTTTGCCCGGCCAGCGCAGAGGTCGATCTGTCGCTTTTTCGCAGGTAAGGCCTTGGTACAGATTAATCCTGGGAATGGCTCGTCACCTGGCAGCTGGCAGCTGGCATCTAGCTGCCTAATCAGGGGTAAACCGAACCAGGGCTTCGCGGCCAAAGCCCCCGTGCAATATATCCACCGAGTGCCGCCCTCGGTGTGATCGCGTGCTGCGGCCAGCCCTATGCGCACATTGCGTGCTTGTCAGGCGTTGAGCGTGGTTTGGCCTACTTCTTGTCCTTGTCTTTGCTGACTTCGTGGCCAATCACGCCACCCACCACGGCGCCGGCACCCGTGCAGAGCACGCCACCACAGAGTAAGTTGCCCGCCACGCCACCAACGGCAGCCCCTGCGGCAGTGCCCTTCTCTTGATGCGTCATGCCAGAGCAGCCGCTCAGCCCTAAACCTAAAGCGGAGAGCAGGATGGCGGTGGAAGCAAGTTTGAAAATGTCCATGGGTGATACTCCAGTGCAAAACCTTATGGATGTCCCTGGCGCTCGATTTGCTCACGCGTGGGTAACATTGCATTGTCCATGGGCTTACGGCGAGCCGTCTGTACGCTAGCGAGCATAGGGATCGGACCGCCGCGATTTAACTGGCTCGGACACTGCCGCTTACCCGTGCCATAGAGCTGCGTGCCCATTACCGTGTGCAGGCAGGAGGCGTATGGTGGAAGTCACATCCCCCGTGGAGAAGTCGCTATGTTTAAGGTAATGCGCAACGGCGAGAACCGCATCGACGTCGAGTTTTCCGGCAAGCTCGACAGCGCAGAAATGCGCGTTGCACTGGATGAACTGATCGAGCAATCCGAGGGCATCGAGCACGGCCTGATGCTGTATCGAATTGGCGACTTTAGCCTGCCGACCCTGGGCGCGTTGGCCGTCGAGTTGTCGCGTATCCCGCAACTGTTCCGCTTTGTTCGGCGCTTCGACCGCATGGCCGTGGTCGCCGGCAAGGAATGGCTGAGGAAGGCCAGCGAACTCGAGGGGGCGCTGATTCCGGGTCTGCAGATCAAGGCTTTCGATCTGACTCAGGAGGAGCAAGCCGAAGCCTGGTTGCAAGGCGAGTAGCGGCGCCAGCACTGATCAGCGAGCAGCCGTTGCGAACGTCGCTGAGGCTGTGCGCGGCGACGTCGATCAGGTGACAGGAGACGGGCTAGGGCTTCGATCGGTGCAACCTTAACCTGCGCGCAGTTGCCGAAGCAGGTCGGCACTTGGCTCAGCGGACTTGAATAATCCCTGATCGCTCTCGTGACTGTGGATAACCGAGTGGATCTCGTCCGTGAGCGGGTCAGACGGACGCCCTTGGGTAGCCACGGCTATGCAGTTCTTACTGGATATCGGCGACAGGCTGAGCCGTGGCCTCAGGCATTGAGACCGTTGCCGCGGGTTGGAGGTCCGAGGCGCGCAGATGGGTCAGCAGGCTCGAACTGATGTTGCCGTCATCGAGCAGGCCATGCGAGCGTTGATAGGCCAGGATGGCCGCACGCGTGCGCGCGCCCATCACGCCATCCGCCGATCCGGCACCGTAGCCACGATGGTTCAGTTCGCGCTGGACTTCCAGCACAGTACTGCTGGAGGAGGCTTCGGCTACTTGCACCTCGGCCACGGTATGCAGCCATTCGCCGGATTGCGCGAGGGCCAGGCCAGAGAAGACCGAGCATAGGGAGAAACCACCCAGCAACGCGGTATATCGCCAAAAACTGCGCAAATCGTACATGTTGCGACCCTCGTCAATAGATAAAGGGTCATGAGCCTGTGCTCATTCCCACGCCAGTGAGCCGTCCGAAGCAGGCGGGCCTCGTTCGAGCACCGCGCGTTTCACGACGTATCAGAATTGCCTTTGACCAAGTACTGCGGGACCTGGGAGCCTGTCGGGCGCACAGGTTATGCAAATATCGAACGTCGTTGCGCGAGCGTTTTTTTGCACCACCACTAGGGGCTGCGCTAGTGCCAAAAACCGCGCATTTTGGCATATACACGGTATTGCTTGCGCAATTTTACGTGCCATAACGCGACTATTGGCAGCGAGGGCACAAAAACTCTACGAATGGTGAATGTACGGGTGCTTGTTCAGCGGATGGCTAGCTCTGGGTGGCCGCCCCATAGGTTCTTTCGCTGTGAACGCGAAAAGCCCATGGCATCCTATGATGTCAATTTGTGATCATACGGACGAAATGCGACCCCATCTGTTCGGCAGCACACATAGCTCACGCTGCGCACATACCGGGCAGGCAGACGTTGATCGCAGGTCTTTTGCTCGCCGTGGCTGGCGCCGACTGCGCGAATCTGACGAGCCGGTCCCGACTCGCACCGTGGCTGAGGTGCACTGTCTGCTCGACTCATCGGCGGATTGCCATGCTGCCAGCTGGCACAGCCTAACGCGGGGTGCCGAACACCTGGGTCCAGTAGATGAGCGCATCGCTCTCGGGATTCACCGCGTAGGCGGCCCCCATCTCGGTGAAGTGCGGATTCATTATGTTGGGGCAGTGGGACGGGCTGGCCAGCCAGCCGGCTACCGCCTGTTTCGCGCTGCCCTGACCGGCGGCGATGTTTTCACCGATGCGCTGCCAGCGGTAGCCGGCGTGCTGGGCGCGCCCGCCAGCCTGGCTGCCGCCTTTACTGGTATGGCTGAAGTAATTGCGCGCCGCCATGTCGCGGCTGTGCGCCAGCGCAGAGCGGGCGAGTCGCACATTCCAGGTTAGCGGCGCTGCCGCCGCGAACACCTGACCGCCACAGCTCCTGGAAGTGGCGCGAGCCTGATTAACCTGTTGCAGGATCGCTTGCCCCGCGTGTTGCCAGCCGCCCAAGTCTGGGGATAGCAGAGGCTGTGCGAGTATCAACTGCCAGGACTCGCCCCTGCGCAAAACGCCGACCTCGCTGAGTTGTGGATCCAGCAACGGGCCGCAGTAGCGCTGCTTGAGCGCAGACATCACGGCATTGACGTTAGTGGTTCCCGCCAGGGCAATTACCAGCACCCGGCCGGCCTGATAGCCGGCCCTCTTCAGCTCGCGCTGCAATTGCGCCTCGGAAGCCACCAGCACCCGCGCCAACCTGTCGTCCGGCGCAAGCGGACCCAGCGCCTCGGTCTGCCGGCCGTCGCAGGTTGGGGACGCTTGGCGGTACGTGTTGATCAGCGTCAGCAGGGCTCGCGTCTCGGAGGCTTGCGCCGCAGTGGCAGGCAGCATGGCGACCAACAGCAGCGCAACTGCGCGCAGACGGCAGCGGCCGGGGAAGCTTCTAGGTGCGGACAATGGTTGTCGTATCGCGGCCATGGTTTCTGTCATCACGTTGCATGCATGCGTACTGCTTACCCTGAACAGGCAAAGTGTAGACAACGCTACTCGCGAAAATGCGAAAGCCACGCGCATGCCTGTACCAGGCAGCGTCGCCTCGGGTAGGACGCATCGCCATGGGCCGCGCGACCCTGGCCCGGCGACCTGATCCTACTGCGGCGTGCCGAACAGCTGCGTCCAGTGGTTGGCCGCATCGCGCTGCGCGATTCAGCGCATAGGCGCTACCCATTTCCGTGAAGTCCGGGTTCATTGTCGGGCGGTTGCGCCGCGCGCGCGACAGGTCGAACGTGCGGCATGGTTCGTGTCATCCACGTCATGGCGCTTGATGGCCTCGGCAGGCTTCCAGCCGCGGCGAATATCAGCATTCTAGACCCTATGTTCATATGCAAGGTTTGCGACAGCGGGTGGATAACGCTTTATCCATCCAGCCGGTTCTCATCGCCCGGATCAGCTCCAGGGTAATCCGGGCGGGTTTGCCGGATTGCACCCAGGCTTATCCACGCTGCGCAACCTGCCCTGGAGACAAGCCCGGAATCCTCTTGCGACAACCATCGCCGAGCCTCCGCACCCAGGGTTTCAAGGCTGGACAACCGCCTTCAGCCACCCGCCATACCCCGGCCGGTCATAGCCGCAGGCACATTGCCAGCGCCCCTGTAAAGGCTCCGCGAGCAGGCACACAACCGTGCGGCCAAGCGCAATGACGAGAACCATCCAACGGTTATAAATGAACGTTTCTTAAAAACTTTCTAAACCAATTGGGCAATTTGCTTGCCCAACATGCTGTTCGCATTGCCCAGGCACTCACGCTCGGAGCGGGTCTGTCTATCGCGCATGGCTGAAAAACCCGCGCGATTACCACCCCCGACATGGGTATGACGGTTTCCAGGAGAGAATGCATGAGCCTATCCATAGGTGTGGTACAGCAGGTTATCGGTGAGGTTTCGCTAGTCGGTAACGACGGCGTTACACGCCGTGTGATTGAAGGCGACCGGGTGTTTCTCGGTGACCA encodes:
- a CDS encoding diguanylate cyclase domain-containing protein — its product is MAQHRALLHALPEGLLLVNRDGRISMHNAAAARLLGHPAATLQGMPLPRWLPQPAKHDATPTRQHILLPADGKPQMVDVNRIPAATHGHAFVLTQATHQHDNPGEDVERFKRSQYFACIGTWDWSIDTDKLYWSEAIYAMFGFKAGEVTPSYELFCACVHPDDREQVRAGELRCIATGHNHDEEYRVIWPDGSVHWLRETGNVVKDANGQPIKMMGVVRDISEEKASVSRLKKIARHDPLTGLPNRLLLEEFLTHALARARSNATRVALVFIDLNGFKQINDEHGHAVGDQLLVSTARRLQQTLRESDMVARLGGDEFVVIIESLKLSKSLHNDAQIISENILQRLSQPISLGNASHQVGASLGIAMFPEHGPNIDSLIHIADQAMYAAKRNGNNQYCLGRVNTGESSPVWPTR
- a CDS encoding glycine zipper 2TM domain-containing protein, which translates into the protein MDIFKLASTAILLSALGLGLSGCSGMTHQEKGTAAGAAVGGVAGNLLCGGVLCTGAGAVVGGVIGHEVSKDKDKK
- a CDS encoding SpoIIAA family protein; amino-acid sequence: MFKVMRNGENRIDVEFSGKLDSAEMRVALDELIEQSEGIEHGLMLYRIGDFSLPTLGALAVELSRIPQLFRFVRRFDRMAVVAGKEWLRKASELEGALIPGLQIKAFDLTQEEQAEAWLQGE
- a CDS encoding peptidoglycan-binding domain-containing protein, with product MYDLRSFWRYTALLGGFSLCSVFSGLALAQSGEWLHTVAEVQVAEASSSSTVLEVQRELNHRGYGAGSADGVMGARTRAAILAYQRSHGLLDDGNISSSLLTHLRASDLQPAATVSMPEATAQPVADIQ
- a CDS encoding CAP domain-containing protein, with amino-acid sequence MLPATAAQASETRALLTLINTYRQASPTCDGRQTEALGPLAPDDRLARVLVASEAQLQRELKRAGYQAGRVLVIALAGTTNVNAVMSALKQRYCGPLLDPQLSEVGVLRRGESWQLILAQPLLSPDLGGWQHAGQAILQQVNQARATSRSCGGQVFAAAAPLTWNVRLARSALAHSRDMAARNYFSHTSKGGSQAGGRAQHAGYRWQRIGENIAAGQGSAKQAVAGWLASPSHCPNIMNPHFTEMGAAYAVNPESDALIYWTQVFGTPR